Part of the Salvelinus fontinalis isolate EN_2023a chromosome 1, ASM2944872v1, whole genome shotgun sequence genome is shown below.
AGCTTGTAGGCTAGGTGTGGCCTGGAGTGACCCGGGGAGCAGTAAGTATACCTGGGCAGATTGGCGGCTCCCTCCTGCCCTGAACTGTCGTGCTGAGAGGTTCTTCATTCACAAAATCAAACAAGCCATTAAGGAGACAAGCAAGCAAGCATAAAACCAACAACGTACACCAGAGAATTCAGGCAATCAGGATTCTATACTACTGCAGTAGATCAGTAGAAAACAAACTGGGCATCACGACGACACCCATGTTAATATCATTGCCAGTGTAAAAACGAGTGGGAGTGTGTGTAAGTCTATCTTGAGACAGGTGTGTCAGATAAGGTGACCTTGAGCATCATGGACCCCCTTACTCACCTGTCAGATCCAAGCAGGCTGAAGATCCGCGTGTTATCAGAGATCTCCTGGGTGATCTGGGGTGGAGACGGATCATATTCAAACACATACAACAGAATTAAATGGTTTCAAGTTGCAAACAGAACCGGGATTGAacattgttttttaaaataaacCCTCCGTGGACACAAACAGACAACTAACACTGCTCTCAGCTTACCTCATTGGTCTTGAAACTCCGCCCTTGCATGCCATGCCTCCAAAATGCCAGAACGCTATCTTGGAGACACACTGCAAAGACATGTGGGTTTTACACTGAACCATAAAAAGCACAAATAGGAGGTGAGACAAATGCTTCACGGGAAAAACGTTCTCAGGGTATTGAATTATCTTTCTGCATAGAGCTCTATACACAGATGGAAATATCCAACTTTAGCACAACAGAACCGTCTCTGaaacaaataaataatatttaaaaATGATATTAAAAAAATAACCCTGTCTTTGGTTTCTTTGGGCTGGGTAGAAGTGTGAATGACGTGGTTATGGAAACGTACCTATCGCCTCGATCTGGAAGTTAAACGTCAGCTCAGCAGACAACTTCCTGCTTGACTTCAACCTTCCTTGTAGGTTCACTATCTTTATACACCCTGATCACAGGAAAGAGTTCATCCATAATAGTTGCAGTAACATATTCATAAGTTGGAATTTCTACTTTGAGTGAGAAGAAGATAATTTGGGTTAGTTCAGCGAATGGTGGGGGTAAAACGTACTGTCCAGACAAACTAAGATGGTGTCCCTCTCCAACTGGGTGACGTGGATGACACAAGTCTGGGGCGTATCTGAGTGGACAGAAAAACATCTCATCATCAAGAACAATCAATGTCCTAATGAAGATAATCATCATCATGGTTGCGACCACGTGCCACTGACCAGCCTCTGTGAACCAGGAGGAGGTTGAGTTGGGGTTGACGGTGCCGAAGCGGACCACTTGACTGAGCTCCATGCCCTTGCTGACAGCCACACAGATGAGCGGGTACTGCTGATCCGGCACCACCAGCATCTCAAACACCTCCAGGGGACAGGGCAGGGGGAAGTCGATGTTCTacaggagagaccagaggagataGATCAAGCATCCTGTTACACAAGAAATCCCCCATTATCATGTACAGACAGGAATAATTTGCAACGTTAGCATGCTATTTTAGCTAATCGCATCAGCTTTCCATAACAGGACTGTGTTAAGTTTATCCAAACATGAAAGGTCCCATTCTAACCCTTTACATGGTCAGTCCGCCCCAGAAGGACCTGAACCGAACGCTGATTTACCTTGATGAGCATAAACTTCTGCATGGGCTCCACCCACTCCAGCAGAACCACACTGGACTGGAACGCGCCACACAGGTACTTGTGACCCGTGTAGGGATTCCTcactgcacacaaacacacacattcaaggTCTCTCACAACTCTCTCTCTGAACTCTGAGCTATACTCTATCAAAAACGATGTCTTGTGCATTATTTCAGAACTATCCTCAACTTCTCTTATTCAGTTGTACCGTACGTGAAGAACAACGCCATGCAGCAGTTGATaatacatttagcagacgctatcATCCAAAGTCTGCTTACATTTTTATATGGGTGAACCACACTCATGTGCACTTACCCACGCAGCACTTTTGGCACCCTTTTGTGTCTGGAATCTTATTGGATATGGCAAATTTCCTATGAGGATCATAAGGAACAAGAAATGCCTTTTCTACATATCATCTAAAAAACCTCAAGTTCAAACCCAAATGAATGAAGAGGCCTTCGATATCCTACCTTGGAATCATTTTGTCTGGGAGTTTGTGTGTGGGAATGGCCATGGGTAACTTCTGCATTTGCCGGGCATGCTCAAATAGACCAGCTACGTTATGAGAGTAGAGCTGGGAGGCTTTTCCTGAAAGCAATAACAAAAGCATATTTTCAGATAGACTTCTATACCTTTAAAGAGCAATTTATGACACAGTAAAGAAAAAGAGAAAAGGTCTGCCTTCAAAACACACTTCACGTGGTAAGATTATATCTTCAGAAGGGCCAGACATGTTTTAAACAAAGAAATTCCTGCCGCCAAATTTTACAAAGTCAAGGTTTTAAAGGCAAGTGCCTCTCTTCAATGTGAACCTTTTTTTTGGCAGAGAAATGTCAAACACAGCAAAACCATTACTAGATACAGAACAAACAACAAAAGTAAGACAGCACAGGTCCAAGATGGTCTTACCAGATATAGAGAGCAGGCAGTTGTTCATAACATAAAGCCAAGTGCACCGGCGGGGAAAGAGCTGGGGACAGACGGGGATGGAGAGAGCCAATGAAGAGTTGATAACAACATTCACAATCCTCCATTGAAGAAACAAAATATAGAAACCTTCAACCAGAACAAACCTGCTCCATGGACGTCTCGTGTAGTTCGTTCAGGTTTAAAGTGTAGATTCCCTCCTCGGCACCAAATATCAAATATTGGTCTGAAACGACGACGAAACAAAGAGCCTTTTAGTCATGCTCATCCAAATAATCGTCTTGGCAACGATTCCTGTAATAAGCCATGACAATAAAGATGTACCAAAAAGTGAAACTACGTGGTTTTTCCCAAGTTTCCTACCTCTGGTGTCTGGGTTGATCCAGGACGTGGCACAGTGGATTTTCAACGGGCAGCCGTTGAACACCTTGGAGAAACAGGCCCCCATCTGAGCAGCAAGGAGAATGGAGGTGGGGAAATTGGAGGGAAGCCAAACATAACACATTTTTCTTCAAAGCTCTCGTCTTGAAAGCTTTATCTGAGGGGGCAAACCCCTATTTTACATTGGTTCATAAGATCATGGTGTGTCTGTAGAGAAGGAATCATACTCACATGGACCTTGGGTGTGGGTGGGAGGCCATTACTGATAGGCTTCTGAAAAAAGTGGGAGACGCATAAAGAGCGAGACAGATAAGGTCGATGATCACTGGACCACATTCGTTTTAGACGAATGGTCGCTGATGAACGGCTTTAACAACAATAATCAGTGTGGCGATGCCCTAGTGTGAAAGGAAAGGGAATGTATTGAAACGTCATTGTTAATAAGGTGAGTGTGTGGGATCAGGTGGCATTACCGTAATGTCCTTCTTGTCTTTCCGTATGGGGACACTAGGGGGCATGGTGGACTGCCTCTCAGTagcactgtccttctctccatTCTGGTGAGAGTTCAATCCATTACCTGCAGCGGGAAACATGTTTATGACACACAtcttggtgtgtgtttgtgtgtgtgtgtgtgtgtgtgtgtgtgtgtgtggatgtgtgtgtgtgtgtgtgtgtgagagagttctACACATGCAGTATATGCTGGAATCTAATCACTGCTAATCAATAATGGAGTATGTTTTGATGGGATTACAACAGTAATCAAACTAAGTGATTCGACCGTGCTAACACACTGAACAGAGAATGCATTCCCAACGCTTAATTACATTCAGAGAGTTGGATTACATTTTGATTGCCTCACTGAGAACATGATGTCAACGATGGGAGGAGGCGGCTGGATTTTGGTGACAGACAGGGTTACATGACTGCAGCAACAACAGTGCACTATGTagatctacagacagacagaagaaaggaggaagggaaggaaggatggGGCGCGAGACTCTACGAACGCTGATTGATGGGAATAACAACCAATCAGGGAAGGGTGATAGGCTATGGAGCTACCGATTGGCCGGCCttactctcatcctcctcctccaacacctCTTCCAACTCCTCTTCTGTGTGCGGGGCGTGAAGCCACTCCCAGAAATGCCTAAAGCTCCCATCATCATTCCCCTCGGGCTCTGAACCAGCCTGGCTCTGTGTGCTCTCGTTACCTAGGCTACTGCGTCTGTGGGGGGGCAGGCGTGGAGGTGGAGGGCGTGGGGGTACGTTTGAGGAGGAGGTTCGGGCAGGGCTCTCGGGTACGGGGCAGCGCTTGATGGTCCCCCCTCCATCATCCTCTCCCTGGGACGGGCTCTCCTGGGGCAGACAGATGGACTTGGgctggagggagagaaagtgagacaagaccgagaaagagagacagaaacagacagagagcgagagagagtgagagcgcgagacacacacagagagagagaaagagagagagacacagagagaaagagacagagagagagagagagacacacacagagagagaaagagagagagagagagagagagagacacacagagcgagagagacacacagagcgagagagacacacagagagagagagacagagagagagagagagagacacacagagagagagagacacacagagagagagagacagagagagagagagacagagagagacagagagagagagagacagagagagagagagacagagagagagagagacagagtgtgagagagagagacagagtgtgagagagagagacacagagagagagagacagagagagagagagacagagtgtgagagagagagacagagtgtgagagagagagacacagagagagagagacagagagagagagacagagagagagagacagagagagagagagacagagagagagagagacagagtgtgagagagagagagacacaaacagagagagagagagagagagacacacagagagagaaagagagaaacagagagagagacacagagagagacacagagagagagagagacacacagagcgagagagacacacagagagagagagacagagagagagagagacacacagagagagagagacacagagagagagagacagagagagagagagacagagagagagagagacagagagagagagagacagagagagagagagacagagagagagagacagagagagagagacagagagagagagacagagagacagagagagagagagacagagagagagagagacagagtgtgagagagagagagtgtgagagagagagagacacaaacagagagagagagagagagacacacagagagagaaagagagaaacagagagagagacacagagagagacacagagagagagagagagagagacacaaacagagagagagagagagagagagagagagacacatagagagagagacacatagagagagagacacagagagaaagagagaaacagagagagagacacagagacacacagagagaaagagagaaacagagagagaaacagagagagagacagagagacagagagacagagagacagagagacagagagacagagagacagagagacagagagacagagagagagagagagagagagagagacacagagagagagacagagaccgacacagaaacagagagagagagggacagaagacacacacagagagagagagagagagagagagagagagagagagagagacagagccgacacagaaacagagagagagagggacagagagagagacacacacacacacacacacacacacacacagagagagaaagagagacacagaaagaaagagagagacacagagagaaagacacagagagagagacagagagagacaaacacagatagagagagagaaacagagagacacagagagatggagagagagacacagaaacagagagagagacagagagagacacacagagagagagagatagagagagagagagagagagagagagagagagagagagacacagaaacggagcgagagagacacaaacacagagagagacacagaaagagagagacagagagacacacacagagagtgagagagagacacacacacacacacacagagagaaacagagagagagaaagagagacaaagaaagagagagagaaagagtgagagagagagacacacacacacacagataaacagacAACAAACAACTCTGAATTTAGCTTGAGGGTCCGTTCCACTAAGTAGAAGTCTCTGATTATGACCCAAAACGCTGCAGTATGATAATATGCTAGTGGTCCTACCTTGGGGGGCAGTGGGGGTGGGACTTTGGGCCTCATGATGGTACTGTGTTTGCTTGAGGAAGAGATTGAGGTGGGTTAGGTTTGTTAGATAGTGGCAAGGTTCCACACAGACAGttataaaacatgtttttcaaaaaaagtgttaacacagtgtcacaTTGCAGAGTGACGGGCAAATAAACCCAGGAGTGTCTAATATCACACAACGCAGTGTTAAACAACAGACAAGTGTTGGACAAGACAACAAATAGGTGTCTGTCAACCACCACCAGTCAAAGGACACCATCAGTCAACTTACACCATATGTTAGCATTTCCTTGAACAGGATATCCCAAAGGCCCAATGTAATGTGTAGGTACAGTCTGATTCAATCAGTAACCACCATCAACCCCTCAATCATGACGGACATAGACATGGCACCATTCAAATGGAGTAACAAGTTTAAGTCGCCAGGAGAGAAGACAAACCTCAGAGTGGCACTAGAGTTAAACAGGTGGGAAGGGTTAAACCAAGAGGGTTGGGAGGACCCCGAGACAACTATAGCGACAGAGGGGTGACGATACAAGCAGAGAGAACCACACATCGGGAGCAGATGGCAAACGGGCAGTaaagagcacacacacatacaccgagATCAGCAAGCATGTAAGCAGGTGGCACAGAATGATGAACACACACCAGGAAACAGATAAGGAATGGCAGGGGGCGACGCACAGTTGGTGAGCACTGAACCCAAACATGACAACGGTTCATCGTCTCACAGACGTAAGCAAATGGGAGCCCAGTTAGCCAGACTGCTTAGGGGAAGCAACCTGAAATGCATCAGAACCTTTTCCATAGTTCTGCTCTAATGTAGCTAATGAGAGAGTCCAAAGCTCAAAGTGAACTGTGGGAGGGAAGCAGGGCTACCGGAGgcgcagagaaagacagagacagggtaTTTGGTAAGGGAGGGAGAAGCAGGGGCGTGATGGTGGGGCGGAGAAAGACTGAGACAGGGTATTGGTAAGGGAGGGAGAAGCAGGGGCGTGATGGTGgggcagagaaagacagagacagggtaTTGGTAAGGGAGGGAGAAGCAGGGGCGTGATGGTGGGGCAGAGAAAGACTGAGACAGGGTATTGGTAAGGGAGGGAGAAGCAGGGGCGTGATggtggggcagagagagacagagacagggtatTTGGTGAGGGAGAAGCAGGGGCGTGATGGCGGGGcagagaaagacaaagacagGGTATTTGGTAAGGGAGGGACAAGCAGGGGCGTGATGGTGGGGCAGAGAAAGACTGAGACAGGGTATTGGTAAGGGAGGGAGAAGCAGGGGCGTGATGgcggggcagagagagacagagacagggtatTGGTAAGGGAGGGAGAAGCAGGGGCGTGATGGCGGGGCAGAGAAAGACTGAGACAGGGTATTGGtaagggagggagaggcaggggcgTGATGGTGGGGCAGAGAAAGACTGACAGGGTATTGGTAAGGGAGGGAGGAGCAGGGGCGTGATGGTGgggcagagaaagacagacagggtattggtaAGGGAGGGAGAAGCAGGGGCGTGATGGTGGGGCAGAGAAAGATGGAGACAGGGTATTTGGTAAGGGAGGGACAAGCAGGGGCGTGATGGTGgggcagagaaagacagagacagggtaTTGGTAAGGGAGGGACAAGCAGGGGCGTGATGGTGGGGCAGAGAAAGATGGAGACAAGGTATTTGGTAAGGGAGGGAGAAGCAGGGGCGTGATGGTGGGGCAGAGAAAGATGGAGACAAGGTATTTGGTAAGGGAGGGAGAAGCAGGGGCGTGATGGTGGGGCAGAGAAAGATGGAGACAGGGTATTGGTAAGGGAGGGAGAAGCAGGGGCGTGATGGTGGGGCAGAGAAAGATGGAGACAGGGTATTGGTAAGGGAGGGAGAAGCAGGGGCGTGATGGTGGGGCAGAGAAAGATGGAGACAGGGTATTGGTAGGGAGGGAGAAGCAGGGGCGTGATGGTGGGGCAGAGAAAGATGGAGACAAGGTATTTGGTAagggagagagaagcaggggCGTGATGGTGGGGCAGAGAAAGATGGAGACAGGGTATTGGTAAGGGAGGGAGAAGCAGGGGCGTGATGGTGGGGCAGAGAAAGATGGAGACAAGGTATTTGGTAAGGGAGGGAGAAGCAGGGGCGTGATGGTGGGGCATGCGGCATGAAGATGCGTGAATGAAACTGGAGAGGTAGCCTTCATTCTTCCCCCTCAGAGAGGGCGGCTAGACTAGCAGACGAGAAGGACTTACTGTTGAgtttcatcaccatcatcaccaccatcatcatcggGCTCTAAATGTGTCATGTGACCCCTGAGGAGAAGGAGATagattgggagggggggggggctcagtgGGACTCACAGCAACAGGGAAAGTCAGAGCTGCTCTCCTCTTTCACCCACTGGGAGGAGGAGACACTGGGGGAAATTAACTCCACTACATTACTAACAGAACTAACTACATAAAAAGGTAGAGTTTAAAGAACTACATGGCTATAGAACTGAACCAGACAGAAATAGTGCTAACTAAACCTAAATGCTGTATTATGCTAATTTTACTCATCTTACTTATAGGGCTTGGGGATTTCACTACACACTAACAGGAGAAGGTGTAGACTAAGCCATTAAGTCAGTGTATAAGCCATGCTTTGTCAAAGTGCAGTGTCTAGTGATCACACAGCGAAGCCTGTCCAGTTTGTAAGCACTGAACAGCAATGGACAAAACAAAGCAGAGTCAAACCATAACGGCAGCAGTCAGAGCAGATTAGCTTTGCGTGACACTGATTGGCTGGATTAGTCCTGCGTTAACACTGATTGGCTGATGGGGGGGGCGGGGGTGGTTAGGGCGCGTCCGCGAATCAAATACCAGAGCGGTTGGAGGTGGAGCCCTGAGGGGCGTGGCCTAACTCACCTCTGCTTAAGCTCCTCCTCCACTGATTTGAGAAGACTCCTGTCGGAAAACGAGTGGAATGAACAAGGGAGAAGTgaagaagagaggggaaagaaaATAACTCTGACAGAATCGCACATGACATGAGTAAAGGCTCTCCCTCTCAGAGGGGGGGTTGACCTAAATTAACATGGCATTCTTTAAGGCTACAGGgcaaaaacacatggaaaccacagaCGATACATTCAGCGTGTTGGCGTGTGTGAGAGTACGTGAGTTTCATCACAGCTGAGCGGACATCACAACCCATCCAACATTGACCTTAGCTACTGAAAGCTGTACACTCACCGGGGATGTGTGAAGCTGTCAGGTCAGCTGTGTGTAGGCAACAGTGTTTGGTACGCAGGTGGGCGTGAATGACAGTGAAGTGGAGAATATAAAACCCTATGAGGCTGTGCAGTGAGAGAAGGGCGAAGGAATGTggacatcaactgttcagggaTCAAATAACAGCAAATCTGATAGGTGTATTGAGTTGAGTGGCTTCTCAATATCCTCTCGCCTGATTTATTCCATACACTTATGAAAACACACCATCTATCATTCCATCCGGTTTACGGAGCACATCCTTCTAAATACACATGGTTTAAGCAGCAGCGAGTCTTGTCTCTTGCCAtttcacacacacagtgcttaCAGCGCACTTCTTCTGAGCCGAGCTGCGTTCCAGGAAAGGTGTCATGAATAAATGATCAGACGCCTTTCTCTTGACAGGAAGCCACCTCTCAGTACCACACCACCATCTGCTAGGGCTAATCTCTTTGTACAGAtaagacaagaggagagggggaggccaAGGCAGGGAGATCGGGGGAGGTGAGGAGaattgatcggctatgaaaagccaactgacatttactcctgaggtgctgacctgtggcaccctcgacaactactgtgattattattatttgaccatgctggtcatttatgaacatcttggccatgttctgttataatctccacccggcacagccagaagaggactggccactcctcatagcctggttcctctctaggtttcttcctaggttttggcctttctagggagtttttcctagccactatgcttctacacctgtattgcttgctgtttggggttttaggctgggtttctgtacagcactttgagatatcagctgatgtacgaagggctatataaataaatttgatttgagagaaggagagaggagagctggagaggcaaggggaagagatgaagagaggagggagatagggaatagggaagggggaggaaaggcggagagagggaggaacagacgtGGAAACCCAGAATGAGTGACTTACTTGTTTCGTCCCATTAGGCTTGGAGATTCCTGTCCATACTCCAGTTGAAGGTCCTAGAGAGATACACATATCAAAATGACATCGTTGTTTCTGaaacacaatgacacacacacaatgtggaaAGTTACCATGTCTGAGGTTACCTACTGTACGGCATCAACTATTTTAGagcggagacacacacacacacacacacacctaaaaacACTTAGAGAGAAGGCAGAGACTGGTGTAACCTCAGTGACTCCCAGGCCACATCGATGACACTCATGAGCAGGCCATACAGGACATTACAGGACCTTGACTAGATGAGAGTAACACCCTTTGGGCTGGCAGACAGAGCGCCCACAGAGAGCCGAGgacactacaggtcagaggtcaccaCTGCTGTTGCTTAGAGAAACACCGCTTCGATTTACGATAGATGTTTCTAACGTGCAAGTGTGATAAACGTTAAGGGATAGGACAGCATTATGCACTATGGATCTGCAACAAGTAGACCAACAACCGTTCAGTGGGTGCTTATATTTCTCCTATTGTACAAGTGTATGCATATGTGAACTGGAAATTGTATATTTCTTTGCATATCCCTCAGAGAACGGAGACCAGGGTCTGCCGTTAGCAACGGCAACCCCGGAgacagttactggcccaacgctccaaccGCTAGGACACATGTCGTCCATGGCTAGATGAACCTGAATGACATGAATGGAAACCATCAACGCTATGTGAAGGTGTAGCAGTGCACGCGGCCATACAGAGGCATCTCAGCACAACTAGCTGCAAAGGTATGGGCGAAGGGCGGGTTTCACGGTATGTGTGCGTGCGCACTGCAGCAATGCGGCTGACTTTACTGAACACTGTTATTGGCTGACACTGCGGGTCCATCAGCTCAGTGGACATATTGATTTTCCAGTGAGGATATAGATACCTGTATTCCCCCTTCACAACCAAGTGACCGATCCTGACTCCTATAGGCGAACGCACCGCAAACTGACACGTCCATACTACATTGAGCCGGCGAGAGCTCGGCTAGCATATTCTTACTTATGCTGACAAACTGCCATATCCTGCTGCCTCGCGTCACATCAATACATTCCCCAGTATGGATATGTGACAAAGGAACAAGAGGTCTAAGTTTAACGGTGTCTGAGTCAGCGATAATATTTGGGCAGGAGGAGACAGCGGGGGACTGGTGATGGCAGCTTAGGGCTTGATCTGGTCCCACTAACAGGCCACCGACTCAGGGGTCCAAGTCAGTCACACATGTTTTCCCCAAGGTGGTTCATCCACCCATATGCTGTCCAGAGATATCACTCTCCCTAAATCCCTCCAGACATCCCTTTAATCCCTCCATTCCACTCCCTCTTGAAATTGTTTTCTTCCATCCCTTACACCCCCCCAGAGCCTTCGATGTGCTGGTGAGGTCTAACAGGTTGTGTGGCTGAAGGCTATACAGTAAAAACATAAGACAGGCATAACAACGAAAGACACCAGCCAATGAGGCGAAGACAGCTTCACAGACGCAAATGAACAAACAGTTACTGACATCCAATAAACGTAGACACTGAAAAGAAACATGAACGAGACAGGAAAAGGGCCAACTGAAAGAGGACGGTTAAGCGTTACGAAGCAGAGAGATGACCCagaaggagaaatggagagatgaggaaaatACCAGATTAGATCTCGCAGTGTAGTACAGCTCTTCTGCACAGTCCAAAAACGGGTCAGAGTCAGGCTGTTCAGCAGGCAGAATGAGAAAGTCCCGTTAATTCAAAAGTTCATGCCATCCAATCAGAGAAAGGGATTAAAGcacaggagaggaggatgggtaagagaggtagggagtgagggatgagagtggaggggagagaatAGGGGTGGCCATGCATGCCGTGTGTTAACCCTGCACTGAAACATCAGCAAGAGGTGCAGGGAGATAGATCACGTGGATGACTTGAGATATGCAGTATTTGTGAGCGTGATTTAAAACTGTAGCAGTCTCAACTAAGGGGGCCTGTCCACAAGGTTGTCACCTACACACAGGGTTCAGCCACAGTAGTATCAGTGGGACACTGCAGGACCAGGTTACTCACCGGCTCATGATGGGGctctgtctccttcctcagcGGAGGGTCAAACTTCACCTGGCCAACTGGGGGTGGGGGAAGAAAGAGCGATCGAGAGAGATACAATTAtagagtggggagggagagatagaggtaggggAGAAGTCAaagaaagaggaagggagggaaagagagaggaacatcAGCCATGTACTCTAGAAAGAAACATTAACCTGTCAGAGTCGACTGGTGTTCTAGTAGGATTTCAAGTTTAACTGTGCAGCTGCAGGTTAGAGATAGATGAGTGAGAGTGCTGAGGTGCTTTAacaggggtatgtgtgtgtgtgtgtgtctctgtggtcCTTCACAGCATGGTTTGAGGAGCCATTAATCTATGGAAGCTGAAAAACATAGATTATACTCATGCCAATGTTAATCCTGACAGACAGAGGTTAACTAAAGTACGATTACCATGAACTCGCAGAGAATTTAATGTGCCAGTCCCTCCACAAACCACAGATTAAGCACAGTGCCAGAAATAGCAGACTGGGATAAAACTGAATACACCATAGCCACAGACTGAACTGAATCCGGACGATTCACAAACTAAGCATGATTTGTA
Proteins encoded:
- the LOC129858798 gene encoding mitogen-activated protein kinase kinase kinase kinase 3-like isoform X14 → MNSCVDLSRRNPQEDFELIQRIGSGTYGDVYKARNVNTGELAAIKVIKLEPGEDFEVVQQEIIMMKDCKHSNIVAYFGSYLRRDKLWISMEYCGGGSLQDIYHVTGPLSESQIAYMSRETLQGLYYLHNKGKMHRDIKGANILLTDNGYVKLADFGVSAQITATLAKRKSFIGTPYWMAPEVAAVERKGGYNQLCDIWAVGITAIELAELQPPMFDLHPMRALFLMTKSNFQPPKLKDKVKWGNNFHHFVKLSLTKNTKKRPTAEKLLQHPFVSQPLSRTLAIELLDKSNNPDHTTYNDFDDDDPEPESPVSVPHRIRSTSRSTREGKTLSEINFGQVKFDPPLRKETEPHHEPDLQLEYGQESPSLMGRNKSLLKSVEEELKQRGHMTHLEPDDDGGDDGDETQHKHSTIMRPKVPPPLPPKPKSICLPQESPSQGEDDGGGTIKRCPVPESPARTSSSNVPPRPPPPRLPPHRRSSLGNGLNSHQNGEKDSATERQSTMPPSVPIRKDKKDITKPISNGLPPTPKVHMGACFSKVFNGCPLKIHCATSWINPDTRDQYLIFGAEEGIYTLNLNELHETSMEQLFPRRCTWLYVMNNCLLSISGKASQLYSHNVAGLFEHARQMQKLPMAIPTHKLPDKMIPRKFAISNKIPDTKGCQKCCVVRNPYTGHKYLCGAFQSSVVLLEWVEPMQKFMLIKNIDFPLPCPLEVFEMLVVPDQQYPLICVAVSKGMELSQVVRFGTVNPNSTSSWFTEADTPQTCVIHVTQLERDTILVCLDRCIKIVNLQGRLKSSRKLSAELTFNFQIEAIVCLQDSVLAFWRHGMQGRSFKTNEITQEISDNTRIFSLLGSDRVVVLESRPTDNPTAASNLYILAGHENSY
- the LOC129858798 gene encoding mitogen-activated protein kinase kinase kinase kinase 3-like isoform X13, with translation MNSCVDLSRRNPQEDFELIQRIGSGTYGDVYKARNVNTGELAAIKVIKLEPGEDFEVVQQEIIMMKDCKHSNIVAYFGSYLRRDKLWISMEYCGGGSLQDIYHVTGPLSESQIAYMSRETLQGLYYLHNKGKMHRDIKGANILLTDNGYVKLADFGVSAQITATLAKRKSFIGTPYWMAPEVAAVERKGGYNQLCDIWAVGITAIELAELQPPMFDLHPMRALFLMTKSNFQPPKLKDKVKWGNNFHHFVKLSLTKNTKKRPTAEKLLQHPFVSQPLSRTLAIELLDKSNNPDHTTYNDFDDDDPEPESPVSVPHRIRSTSRSTREGKTLSEINFGQVKFDPPLRKETEPHHEPPDSDPFLDCAEELYYTARSNLDLQLEYGQESPSLMGRNKSLLKSVEEELKQRGHMTHLEPDDDGGDDGDETQHKHSTIMRPKVPPPLPPKPKSICLPQESPSQGEDDGGGTIKRCPVPESPARTSSSNVPPRPPPPRLPPHRRSSLGNGLNSHQNGEKDSATERQSTMPPSVPIRKDKKDITKPISNGLPPTPKVHMGACFSKVFNGCPLKIHCATSWINPDTRDQYLIFGAEEGIYTLNLNELHETSMEQLFPRRCTWLYVMNNCLLSISGKASQLYSHNVAGLFEHARQMQKLPMAIPTHKLPDKMIPRKFAISNKIPDTKGCQKCCVVRNPYTGHKYLCGAFQSSVVLLEWVEPMQKFMLIKNIDFPLPCPLEVFEMLVVPDQQYPLICVAVSKGMELSQVVRFGTVNPNSTSSWFTEADTPQTCVIHVTQLERDTILVCLDRCIKIVNLQGRLKSSRKLSAELTFNFQIEAIVCLQDSVLAFWRHGMQGRSFKTNEITQEISDNTRIFSLLGSDRVVVLESRPTDNPTAASNLYILAGHENSY